Proteins encoded in a region of the Bacillus sp. T3 genome:
- a CDS encoding ComF family protein translates to MLNQLLQNSTCVICHEEIAIEMGWVQLFSKETESSICHQCQNRLIKISGETCRICGRSFENGEYLYKRDDLCFDCVRWEEDSEWSGLLASNTPLYSYNDFLKESLAMFKFRGDYMIIHAFSDFLKIKLNELKPDLYVPIPLSAERLYERGFNQAEAMIKEAGLVPTHLLSRIHSEKQSKKSRSERIQIPQVFCLAQDAAPEEIQGKSILLVDDIYTTGSTLRHAAKILNDAGAEVVTSLTLARG, encoded by the coding sequence ATGCTAAATCAGCTATTACAGAACAGCACCTGTGTCATTTGCCATGAGGAAATAGCAATTGAAATGGGCTGGGTGCAGTTGTTTTCTAAGGAAACTGAATCATCTATATGTCATCAATGCCAGAATAGGTTAATCAAGATAAGTGGAGAAACCTGTAGAATTTGTGGTCGTTCCTTTGAAAATGGGGAATATTTATATAAGCGGGATGACCTCTGTTTTGACTGTGTTCGTTGGGAGGAGGACTCGGAATGGTCTGGCCTTTTGGCGAGCAACACCCCGCTCTATTCTTATAATGATTTTTTAAAAGAAAGCTTAGCTATGTTTAAGTTTCGTGGTGACTATATGATTATTCATGCTTTTTCTGATTTTCTTAAAATAAAGCTGAATGAGCTGAAACCAGATCTATATGTCCCAATCCCATTGAGTGCCGAACGCTTGTATGAACGCGGGTTCAACCAGGCAGAAGCGATGATAAAAGAAGCAGGACTCGTCCCAACGCATTTGCTTTCAAGGATTCACTCCGAGAAGCAATCGAAAAAATCTCGGTCTGAGCGAATCCAAATCCCGCAGGTGTTCTGCTTGGCTCAAGATGCTGCTCCAGAAGAAATCCAAGGGAAATCGATTCTACTTGTCGATGATATTTACACAACGGGTTCAACACTGCGCCATGCTGCAAAAATTTTAAATGATGCTGGTGCGGAAGTCGTAACATCGCTAACATTGGCAAGAGGTTAA
- a CDS encoding chromate transporter: MIYINLFLAFFIPGILGYGGGPSFIPLIEAEVVDRYHWLSVNEFSEVLAIGNSLPGPIATKMAGYIGYDVAGVLGSIIAVFATVAPSLILMITLLSLLMKFKNSPRVKRMTMVVRPVIAVLLGIMTYDLIFSSYESSGWIHTIFIGALSFFLMEKVKVHPAFVIAGALVYGGFFLS; the protein is encoded by the coding sequence ATGATTTATATTAACCTCTTTTTAGCCTTTTTCATTCCTGGAATTCTTGGCTATGGTGGTGGCCCGTCCTTTATCCCGCTTATTGAAGCAGAGGTGGTTGACCGGTACCATTGGCTTTCCGTCAATGAATTTAGTGAGGTTTTGGCAATAGGGAACTCTCTCCCAGGTCCAATTGCGACGAAAATGGCCGGCTATATCGGCTATGATGTGGCTGGAGTGCTCGGTTCGATCATTGCCGTTTTCGCGACGGTAGCGCCTTCGTTAATTTTGATGATTACCTTGCTTAGCTTGTTAATGAAGTTTAAAAACTCCCCACGAGTCAAAAGAATGACTATGGTTGTGCGCCCGGTGATTGCCGTTTTACTAGGAATAATGACTTATGATCTTATTTTTTCATCTTATGAAAGTTCAGGCTGGATTCACACAATTTTTATCGGTGCTTTAAGCTTCTTTCTTATGGAAAAAGTAAAGGTGCATCCTGCGTTTGTTATTGCTGGGGCATTAGTATATGGGGGATTTTTTTTATCATAA
- a CDS encoding TerC family protein — translation MDAGLLLEYGWVLLVLIGLEGILAADNALVIAIMVKPLPETTRKKALFYGLAGAFVFRFISLFIISFLADVWQVQAVGAVYLIFISLNHIVKRYVLKREKEDHVQKDEKESNFWMTVLKVELADLAFAVDSILAAVALAVALPETNLPQIGGLDGGQFIVILAGGIIGLVIMRFAATFFTKILHSRPGLETAAFLIVGWVGVKLAVYTLAHPDIGIIYEKFPKSGGWKLSFWVILLLIAIGGWFLSGRNKGKRTPLEGH, via the coding sequence ATGGATGCAGGTTTATTGCTCGAATATGGTTGGGTCTTATTAGTATTGATTGGTCTCGAGGGGATTTTAGCTGCGGATAACGCATTAGTGATCGCGATTATGGTCAAGCCTCTCCCAGAAACAACACGAAAGAAAGCTCTATTTTATGGGCTTGCTGGTGCCTTTGTCTTCCGATTTATTTCGCTCTTTATTATCTCGTTTCTAGCTGATGTTTGGCAGGTTCAAGCAGTTGGAGCAGTGTACTTAATCTTTATTTCACTTAATCATATCGTCAAACGGTATGTTCTAAAGCGTGAAAAAGAAGATCATGTACAAAAAGACGAAAAGGAAAGCAACTTCTGGATGACTGTCTTAAAGGTCGAATTAGCTGATTTAGCCTTTGCGGTCGATTCGATTTTGGCAGCGGTCGCCCTTGCAGTTGCATTGCCGGAAACGAATTTACCTCAAATCGGCGGCCTTGATGGCGGTCAGTTTATCGTTATTTTAGCAGGCGGAATCATCGGGCTTGTTATCATGCGTTTTGCTGCTACATTTTTCACAAAAATCCTACACTCGCGACCTGGACTGGAAACGGCTGCTTTCTTAATTGTCGGCTGGGTTGGAGTGAAGCTTGCAGTCTACACATTAGCACACCCTGATATCGGAATTATTTATGAAAAATTCCCTAAGAGTGGCGGCTGGAAGCTCAGCTTTTGGGTAATCCTCCTTCTAATCGCAATCGGAGGCTGGTTTTTGTCTGGTCGGAATAAGGGAAAACGGACGCCATTGGAAGGGCACTGA
- the hpf gene encoding ribosome hibernation-promoting factor, HPF/YfiA family, with translation MNYSIRGENIEVTPAIREYVEKKIGKLERYFTETPNAQVHVNLKVYSDKKSKVEVTIPMTQLVLRAEEANEDMYAAIDLIADKLERQIRKHKTKVNRKFREKGGLTSMFNVLDENKEAPVVEDDLDLELVRTKRFDLKPMDSEEAILQMNLLGHSFYVFTNSQTHNTNVVYKRKDGRYGLIEAQ, from the coding sequence ATGAACTACAGCATTCGTGGTGAAAACATTGAGGTTACTCCAGCAATAAGAGAATATGTAGAGAAAAAAATTGGAAAATTGGAGCGTTATTTTACAGAGACCCCAAATGCACAAGTGCATGTTAACCTCAAAGTATATAGCGACAAGAAGTCTAAAGTAGAAGTAACCATTCCAATGACGCAACTAGTGTTACGCGCAGAGGAAGCAAATGAAGATATGTATGCAGCGATTGACTTAATTGCAGATAAATTAGAACGACAAATTCGCAAGCATAAAACCAAAGTTAACCGAAAATTCAGGGAAAAAGGCGGACTGACTTCAATGTTCAACGTTTTAGACGAGAACAAAGAAGCTCCTGTTGTGGAAGATGATCTGGATTTAGAGCTTGTCCGTACGAAGCGTTTTGACCTTAAGCCAATGGATAGTGAAGAAGCCATTCTACAAATGAATCTGTTAGGTCACAGCTTCTATGTATTTACGAATTCTCAAACTCACAACACTAACGTCGTTTACAAGCGTAAAGACGGTCGCTATGGATTAATTGAAGCACAATAA